From the genome of Lentilactobacillus buchneri, one region includes:
- a CDS encoding YfhO family protein yields the protein MLSQRGRQTKRSFYILAVLIPILLVSALFVVIGIAPFGSHNLLVSDLSTQYLQFFAELKHQLAHFSFSGYSFLMSIGDSLVPIYAYYLLSPLNLIIMLFGTAQLPIAIDLIIWIKLILCSISMSVFLAKKYQNYDLMAVYGGLAYGLCGFVAMYFYDLMWLDALIWLPVMVYGLEKLYYHGNPALYVVSLIMIIFTNFYMGYIICIFNVLYMAYLLKKNQPYSLPFFQNLKANWQKISWFIWYSLLAGMSVAVILIPTAIAMMATGKKDLLAANFLFKGTFGLSFPVNLGVGGNDFAGRLVHNPSFFTGSLFIIGAIVYFFTKLVSQRDKQAAGILIGGIFVGMWFLPLNTIWHMMQQPAGFPFRMVFLFSFAIIMVTYEGYLQGMFAEEKLLIRSAVGLGAAILIGYIFANIEGQKLMEFRFDIPQLSVRNIIFAFVVGLIFLTTIAMIGVGRQRWTSRIFLGVVLAFELSLNFMIATDEAPLGNQKAFERTYAQSTRLIGSVEKRYQSDDGFYRFLIIDKPFRDLFKVPYSGYNDSFLYRNHGISSYSSTLNAHTHHVLGDLGFSTRNIRRIDMLGGTAITNYFFGLKYYDVLGRYGNHLTVRKRTSGLGFMANRQIEDLKLKRGQAFDNLNDFVQATAGNQRQYVYAPTTISSAKFVHRDYFEYKVKFWANTTGPHYLYIPRVRLINVSFYINGQKLSQLYSGLGTEMIPMGYMQKGQISTLTIHSTKELHHVAGDLGGIDLAKLRQVENYQDNHKFKLQNPSQLNEHGAHFKGHVTVGKRAQTLVLTIPFDKGWQAKVDGHQRPIKKVAGGLVGVRVTPGRHQIAFNYHIRGLLAGALLTIVGLLGLTGTAIWRRLKSNM from the coding sequence ATGCTGTCACAACGTGGTCGTCAGACAAAACGATCGTTTTATATTTTGGCGGTGCTGATTCCAATTTTGTTGGTCAGTGCCTTATTTGTGGTGATTGGAATTGCCCCGTTTGGCAGCCACAATCTACTGGTCAGTGACCTGTCGACGCAATACCTGCAGTTCTTCGCTGAATTAAAGCACCAGCTGGCCCACTTCAGCTTCTCTGGGTATTCCTTTTTGATGTCGATTGGCGACAGCTTGGTGCCAATCTATGCTTACTATTTGTTGAGCCCACTTAATTTAATCATCATGCTGTTTGGAACGGCTCAGCTGCCGATCGCCATTGATTTGATTATTTGGATCAAATTGATTTTGTGTTCCATTTCCATGAGTGTTTTCTTGGCTAAAAAATATCAAAACTATGACTTGATGGCAGTCTATGGCGGCCTGGCATACGGCTTGTGCGGTTTTGTGGCCATGTACTTTTATGATCTGATGTGGCTGGATGCCTTGATCTGGCTGCCGGTGATGGTCTATGGATTGGAAAAACTCTATTATCACGGGAACCCTGCGCTATATGTTGTTAGTTTGATCATGATTATTTTCACCAACTTCTACATGGGATACATCATCTGCATCTTCAATGTTCTGTATATGGCCTACTTACTTAAAAAGAATCAACCCTATTCATTGCCATTTTTCCAAAACCTGAAGGCCAATTGGCAAAAGATTAGTTGGTTTATTTGGTATTCATTGTTAGCTGGGATGAGTGTTGCCGTGATTCTGATCCCCACTGCCATCGCGATGATGGCTACTGGGAAGAAGGACTTACTGGCCGCCAACTTTCTGTTCAAAGGAACGTTTGGACTCAGTTTTCCGGTCAATCTCGGCGTCGGTGGCAATGATTTCGCCGGCCGGCTGGTACATAATCCCAGTTTCTTCACCGGCTCGTTGTTTATCATCGGAGCGATTGTCTACTTCTTCACCAAGCTGGTTAGTCAGCGCGATAAGCAGGCTGCCGGTATCTTGATTGGCGGTATCTTTGTTGGGATGTGGTTTTTACCGTTAAATACCATTTGGCACATGATGCAGCAGCCGGCTGGGTTTCCGTTTAGAATGGTCTTTCTGTTCAGCTTTGCGATCATCATGGTGACCTATGAGGGTTATCTGCAGGGGATGTTTGCCGAAGAGAAGTTGTTGATTCGTTCGGCGGTCGGCCTTGGAGCAGCGATTTTGATTGGGTATATTTTTGCCAATATTGAAGGGCAAAAATTAATGGAATTTCGTTTTGATATTCCCCAACTTTCTGTCCGCAACATCATCTTTGCCTTCGTGGTCGGCCTGATTTTTCTGACGACGATTGCCATGATTGGCGTTGGCAGGCAGCGGTGGACCAGTCGAATCTTTTTGGGTGTCGTCTTGGCATTTGAGTTGAGCTTGAACTTTATGATTGCCACCGATGAAGCCCCACTTGGCAACCAAAAGGCTTTTGAACGGACTTACGCGCAATCCACCAGATTAATCGGGAGCGTTGAAAAGCGATATCAATCAGATGATGGCTTCTATCGTTTCTTGATTATTGATAAACCGTTCCGAGATTTGTTCAAGGTGCCCTATAGCGGGTATAACGATTCATTCCTATACCGAAATCATGGCATCAGTTCGTATAGTTCCACTTTGAATGCCCACACTCACCATGTTTTAGGCGACTTGGGATTTTCGACCCGCAACATTCGCCGGATTGATATGCTGGGCGGAACGGCGATTACCAACTATTTCTTTGGTCTGAAGTATTATGATGTCCTGGGACGTTATGGGAATCATTTAACGGTTAGAAAACGAACGTCTGGGCTGGGATTTATGGCCAACCGACAGATTGAAGACCTCAAGTTGAAACGGGGCCAAGCCTTTGACAACTTGAATGATTTTGTTCAAGCAACGGCGGGGAACCAACGTCAGTATGTGTACGCGCCAACAACCATTAGCAGTGCCAAGTTCGTTCATCGCGACTATTTTGAATATAAAGTCAAGTTCTGGGCTAACACCACCGGACCGCATTATTTATACATTCCACGGGTCAGATTGATAAACGTGTCGTTCTATATCAATGGCCAAAAACTTTCTCAGTTGTATAGTGGCTTGGGGACGGAAATGATTCCGATGGGATATATGCAAAAGGGTCAAATTTCAACCCTGACGATTCATTCAACCAAGGAACTGCATCACGTTGCCGGCGATCTGGGCGGAATCGATCTCGCCAAACTCAGGCAGGTTGAAAACTATCAGGACAACCATAAATTTAAATTGCAAAACCCAAGCCAGCTCAATGAACATGGTGCGCATTTCAAGGGGCATGTAACGGTTGGCAAACGAGCTCAAACACTGGTGTTGACCATTCCATTTGATAAAGGTTGGCAGGCCAAAGTTGATGGGCACCAGCGGCCGATTAAAAAGGTTGCTGGCGGCTTGGTGGGTGTCCGTGTGACGCCTGGTAGGCACCAAATTGCCTTTAACTATCACATCAGAGGACTACTAGCCGGAGCATTGCTGACGATTGTCGGACTGCTGGGGCTGACTGGGACTGCCATCTGGCGGCGGTTGAAATCAAATATGTAA
- the gnd gene encoding phosphogluconate dehydrogenase (NAD(+)-dependent, decarboxylating) has protein sequence MQIGMIGLGKMGLNLVKNMIRNGNEVVAFDLDEANIKLAQEAGATPASSNADLVSKLDAPRTVWIMVPAGKPTDSTVTELVGLLSKGDYLIDGGNSFYQDSIRHGKIAEDKDINFFDCGTSGGKNGALNGGNFMIGGTSAEAFEHIKPLFDGISQKDGYLYTGKPGSGHYLKMVHNGIEYGMMEAIGEGYDVLDHSPYDYDNEAVAKVWVNGSVIRGWLMELAQEAFANDANLDQISGKMFSSGEGKWTVQEALKQGIPVPVITDALFARNRSMEQDTFTGKVVSALRHGFGGHAMDMKK, from the coding sequence ATGCAAATTGGTATGATTGGTCTCGGAAAAATGGGTCTTAACCTGGTTAAGAACATGATCCGTAACGGTAACGAAGTTGTTGCATTTGATTTGGACGAAGCAAACATCAAATTGGCTCAAGAAGCAGGCGCAACTCCTGCATCAAGCAACGCTGACCTTGTCAGCAAGTTGGACGCACCACGCACTGTTTGGATCATGGTTCCAGCAGGCAAGCCAACTGACTCAACTGTTACTGAACTGGTTGGCCTTCTTTCAAAGGGCGACTACCTGATCGATGGTGGTAACTCATTCTATCAAGATTCAATTCGTCACGGTAAGATTGCCGAAGACAAAGACATTAACTTCTTCGACTGTGGTACTTCAGGCGGTAAGAACGGTGCCCTCAACGGTGGTAACTTCATGATCGGTGGTACCAGTGCCGAAGCCTTCGAGCACATCAAGCCATTATTTGACGGTATTTCACAAAAAGACGGCTACCTTTACACTGGCAAGCCAGGTTCAGGTCACTACTTGAAGATGGTTCATAACGGTATCGAATACGGTATGATGGAAGCCATCGGTGAAGGATACGATGTCTTGGACCACAGCCCATATGACTATGACAACGAAGCCGTTGCCAAAGTTTGGGTTAACGGATCAGTTATCCGTGGCTGGCTCATGGAATTGGCACAAGAAGCATTCGCTAACGATGCTAACTTGGACCAAATCAGCGGCAAGATGTTCTCATCAGGTGAAGGTAAGTGGACTGTTCAAGAAGCCCTCAAGCAAGGCATCCCAGTTCCAGTTATCACGGACGCATTATTCGCCCGTAACCGTTCAATGGAACAAGATACATTCACAGGTAAAGTCGTATCAGCATTGCGTCACGGATTCGGTGGCCATGCGATGGATATGAAAAAATAA
- a CDS encoding helix-turn-helix domain-containing protein, with protein MLDTILNTLMKPTKLEKEQLKSLEFHNDLPIDVYDTTLSEQEKTPIISDALFKNKSIYVSKHNRYAPYPTHAHTFLEINYMLRGSCDEVVEGQQIHLEQGDVLLLDVGCKHSVGYLGTNDLLINVLFRDKEINLDLLSDLRSSKSVLYEFLLNRRIGDDSPIHYLVFGHEDESEVQETLDRIIEEYYLQRDFADTIISSYLSILIAQLVRNYKVDMNKPMSKSQEIAVQMLKEINGNYKDTSLEKLAAKYDYNRNYLSNLFKKEVGDTFSNVLTKQRLINANILIKSTTLPVSKIIKEVGIKNRTFFYKKYISYYKMAPGSSRKENSN; from the coding sequence ATGCTTGATACCATTCTAAATACACTCATGAAGCCGACGAAGCTGGAAAAAGAACAATTGAAAAGCCTGGAATTTCATAATGATCTGCCAATAGATGTCTATGATACAACCTTATCTGAACAGGAAAAAACGCCGATCATCAGTGATGCTTTGTTCAAGAATAAGAGCATTTACGTGAGTAAGCATAATCGGTATGCGCCGTACCCAACTCATGCTCATACTTTTTTGGAAATTAACTATATGCTCCGAGGTTCTTGTGATGAGGTTGTTGAGGGACAACAGATTCACTTGGAGCAGGGGGATGTTTTACTCCTTGATGTTGGTTGCAAACATTCAGTTGGTTATCTAGGAACCAATGACCTATTAATTAATGTCTTGTTCCGCGACAAGGAAATCAACCTGGATTTGTTAAGCGACCTGCGAAGTAGTAAAAGCGTTTTGTACGAATTTTTATTGAATCGGCGAATCGGCGATGACAGTCCGATTCATTACTTGGTCTTTGGGCACGAAGATGAGAGCGAGGTTCAAGAGACCTTGGATCGAATCATTGAGGAATACTATTTACAGCGAGACTTTGCCGATACCATCATCAGCTCCTATCTTTCGATTTTGATTGCTCAGCTGGTACGTAACTACAAAGTAGATATGAATAAGCCAATGTCAAAATCTCAGGAGATTGCTGTCCAAATGCTCAAAGAAATTAACGGTAATTATAAGGATACCTCTCTTGAAAAATTAGCTGCGAAGTACGACTACAACCGAAACTACTTGAGTAACCTGTTTAAGAAAGAGGTGGGTGATACATTCTCAAATGTTCTCACAAAGCAGCGGCTGATCAACGCTAATATCCTAATTAAGTCAACTACTCTACCAGTTTCCAAGATTATCAAGGAGGTAGGGATTAAAAACCGGACCTTTTTCTATAAGAAATATATCAGTTACTACAAAATGGCACCTGGATCAAGTCGGAAAGAAAATTCAAACTAA